TACTTCTTCGCCCGGTCGATGGCTTCGGCGAACGGAATCTCCCACTCATCCATCCAGTCCGGCCACGTTCCCGTGGCCGGCCTCCGCCACGCGGACTCCATCATTTCGTACGTTACCCGGCCGAACAGCAGGGCATCGGCTCGTTCCACCTCAGCGCTCCAGTAGCGCATCGACTCCTCGTCCGGGGGGAGCCCCGCCTCGTGATGGCAGCACCCGTCGAGCGTGACATTGATCGAGTATCGAAGCGGTCTCATCTCGTTGCTCTCCCTCGAGGATCGGTGTTCTCCCAGCCAAAGGAGTTCGTCTCGTCCGCGAACCACGTCGGTCGCTGCATGCCGACCAGCCTAACGATCCGGCGAATTGTTCCGATGGACGTGCGCGGACAACTCCCGCGCGAAACGGACATCTTCAACCGGTCCCTACAGCCGTCGGGCCGGGCGTCCGGCTTATGTTCGATCACGGACCCTGTGGCGGGCAGCGCGACCTGCCCGTCGACAACTTTCAACGGCGCCGGTGAGATGACCCCCCATCGCAACGTCGGTCTGATGCGTCCCGTAAGCCGTTCGGCTTATAGGACAGCTTGATAGTGCTCGACGACCGGGAACGGCTCATAGAAATGGTGGAGGAGGGTGTGCCATTTTTCGTACTGCTCGGACTGTCGGAATCCGACCATGTGGTCGTCTAGGTTCTCCCAATCAACAAGCAGCAGATAGGCGCTTGGAGCTTCAATCGAACGAGACAGTGGCACGTGTCGGCATCCTGGCATTGACCTGATGATCGCCGGGCTTCGCTAAAAGCAATCTCAGACGCACCTTCCCTGCCGGGAATTACGGGCAACAGAGCATGTTCGGTGACCACCTGAACAGTGTCCCACGGGCACTTTTCGTACTCGGTTGGATGTGCGAAATGTTCCCATGCGGCGTGCGGCGGCTACAGGGGAGTTTCAGTGTGTTCTGCCAGCGCGGCCAACCGCTCGACAGATGCCATCAGCCGCTCCGATGTGGTGCCGCGTGCGCGCTTGAAGCGGGACTGGTCGGTCAAGTCACTCCAGTCGTAGGTGTGCGTGACAAGGGTTCGGCCGGGCTCCAGCTCTTCCAGTTCCCACCGCCAAAGATGACCTGGACGGTCTTTGCCGGGTTCTGCCGGCATCCACGCGATCCGGCGCCCTTCCTCGAACTCGACGATGTGGTTCTCGCGCACGCTTCCGCCGGTGAGCGTCATGACGAAGATGTCACCGACCGCGTGTATGCGCTGACCGGGTTCGGCCTGAGCGAGATTGTCGTTGCCGTCCCAGCGTGGCTGTTGCGCCGGGTCCGCGATGAGTTCGAAAATGGCAGCGGCCGGAGCGGCGATCTCGCGGCTGGCGGCTGTGATGCGTTGCTCGGATGTGTGGTCGGTCATGCCTCACGTTCTACCACCTCGCCCGCTGTTGCGCGGCCGCAACGGGCACAACGTGTTGCCCGCACGAACGGCGGTATTGCCGCGGCGGCGGACTGTTCCGTTTGGGGGCGTATCGCGACTGGCTGGCACGATAGCTGATGTCGGTAGTCCATGCCATCGTGAGGTATGCCTATTGAACGTATTCGCCCCGAGGGGCTTGTCCACAGTCCAGCGTTCAGCCACGTCGCCGTTGTGTCGCCCGGTGCCACCACGATCTATGTTGGCGGTCAGAACTCAGTTGCAGCCAATGGCGCACTCGTTGGCGAAGGCGACGTGGCGGAACAGTCCACTCGCGCTCTGGAGAATGTCAGGATTGCGCTGGCCGCCGCCGGCGCGACTATCGAAGACGTTGTGCAGTGGACGGTGCTGTTCGTCGACGGAGTTGACATTACAGCGGGGTATAAAGCGATCGCGTCCGATCTGGCTTCGGACGAGCCCGCCTTGGTGACGGCGGCTCGAGTCGCAGGGCTCGGCGTCCCCGGCGCGCTCGTCGAAATCGGTGCAGTCGCCGCCATCGTTCGGTGATGGCTGAATACGTTGCCCTCCTGCGCGGGATCAACGTCGGCGGCAAGAACCTGATTAGCATGCAGGCCCTCGCCGACTGCTTCCGCACAGCCGGATACGAGGGAGTTCATACCTACATTCAGAGCGGCAATGTCATGTTCGCATCGGACTCACCGAGCGCTGCAGGTCTGGAGGATGCACTCGAGCGATTGCTGCAGCAGCGGTTCGACACCCCGATCCCTACCATTGTCCGATCGCGAGTTGAGCTTGCCGCGACGATCGCAGCAGCGCCCGCCGACCACGGCTCCAAGGAGCTACGTAGCGACGTGTTCTTCCTCAAACAGCCACTCACCGCGGTCGGGGTGATCGCGCAGATGCCAGAGCTGCGTGAGGGCGTTGACTCGATTTCGCCCGGCCCCGGCGCGCTCTACTTCTCGCGCACGGCAGCACAGGCATCCAAGACCCGCATCACCCGCCTCTTCGGCATGCCCGTATTCCAGCAGATGACCGTGCGAAGTTGGCGCACGACCACCCGCCTGCTCGAATTGATCGAAAAGAACTGAACCGGAAACGCTCCGGCAGAAGCCAGCTGGTTCTGTCGCGATTTTTCAAGGTGTAAGCGACGGCATCCGAGTAGTGTCTGGGCCAGGCGAGGCCGGCGCCACCACGTTCGAAACGGAGAAGGCAATGACCGGAAATTATGTGGCGACGTCGACAATCACGATCGATGCGTCGGCAGATCGCGTGTGGGTCGTGCTCACCGACCCTGTCGCGATCAAGGAATTCATGTTCGGCACAGAAGTCGAGACCGATTGGACGGTCGGCGGACCGATCCTCTGGCGCGGTGTGTGGAACGGCAAGGACTACGCGGACAAGGGTGTGATCCTCGAGTTCGAACGCGGACGGCGACTCGTCAACACCCATTTCAGCCCATTGAGCGGTCAGGATGACGTGCCCGAGAACTACCACACGCTGACCTGGACACTGGAGAGCGGGGCGGGCGCGACAGAGCTGACGCTATCGCAGGACAACAACGCGAGCGCCGAGGCAGCCGAGCACTCGAAGGGCATGTGGGACAGCCTCGTGAAGAATGTGAAGGCGATCGCCGAGCGAAAGTAGCCACTTTTCGAGCGCGGCATGTGCTGCGTACATCTCATCTAAAGGTGGGCGTTACCCATCTGCCCCGAAGCGGCTAGACTCGAACGTATGGCAGTCACAACAGTTCGGCTCACGGCGGACGACCGCACTCGCTTGCCCGTCGGTCGCCTCGGCGTGCACCCGAGCGATGAGTTCCAAGCGACCGTAGAATCCGATGGAACGATTATCTTGACACCCGTCGTTACGATCCCCAAGCGAGAGCTGCTTGTCTGGGAGAACGCGGACTTGCGCACGAGCATTCTGACCGGAACTGCTGAGGCCGCGGCCGGCCTCGCCCACCCAAACCTCGCTTTGAATGACGCGCTTGATGCTCTCGGCGACGCCACAGGCGACAGCGACGGCGACGACCGCGACGGCGACGAGTGAGGATGGCTGCGCCGCCCTTCCGCATCCTCACCGCCCCCGAGTTCGACAAGCAGCTGACTCAAGTCGCAAAGAGCAATACTGCCAAGCACAGGAAGGTACTCAAAGCAATCCGGATGCTGCGCGACATCGGTCCTCGGCATCCTGGTCTGAATGCCCACAAGTACCGCACTCTGACGGGACCGAACGGCGAAGATATCTGGGAGGTCTACGTCGAGAACAGCACGCCGGGAGCATGGCGCCTGTGGTGGTGCTACGGTCCCGAGTCCGACACAATCACCCTTGTGACAGTCGGCCCGCATCCCTGACATCGCCGCCGCACCTCGCTATCGCCGGCGCGACACCGACACCGACACCGACAGCGCCCGTGGCGCCTACGCGCGCAGCACCTGCACGATCCGATCGACCCCGGCGAAGTCCTTGCCGTGACGTGTGATCAGTGCAGCGCCGTGGCTGAGGGCTATCGCCGCGATCATCAGGTCGGGAATGCGGCCACGCGGGCACCTCCCCGCGAGGCGAACTAGTTCCGTGATGTGGCCATAACCCAGCGCAGCCTGATCGTCGAACGGGAGCCCGTCTCCGAACCGCGCGGTGACTGCCTCAAGCCGCAATCGACGACGAACCTGCTGCTCCGCACGATCCGCGGTCGCGGTAATCCCAAATTGCAGCTCGGCGTAAGAGATCGACGTCACGGCCAACTCGGTGACGCCCTCAGGCGCACGGAACTCGCCCGAGATCAGCATGTTCGTATCGAGGATCGCCCTCATTCGGACCACGGATCACGGAGTTCGGATGCGGCGCGGTCCGCCTCGAGTTCGGCAAGCCATTCCGGATCGGTCGCCGTGTTCAGCAGTTCCGTCACCTCGCCGACAGGCACCCACGACTCGCGGGCGTATGGCACGACTCGAGCGAACGCGCGGCCGTGGTTGGTCAACACCCAGGAACGTCCATCTTCGACATCGTGAACCATCGGTGCAGGATTCTGGCGAAGCTGGCCGACGCTCATTGTCCGTTCCGTTGGTGATTCAGTCGTTTTCATAGCCCTACCATACCTCTCTGTAGATAATTATCTACAGAGAGTCCACCGGCACGTGCGCGACTACCATGGAGCCCGTGACAATACGCGAAACCGGTACGCCACCATACATTCCGTTGGCAAAGCGCAGCGCCGAGGAGCTGCGCGACATCCACGCGGCATTTCAGCGCAATTATGACGCGCTCGTCGCTCGCGGACTGAAGCTCGACTTGACGCGCGGAAAGCCCTCGCCCGCACAGCTCGACCTGTCGAACGCGCTGCTGCGCCTTCCCGGCGAGGACGACTACCGCGACGCAGCGGGCACCGACTTGCGCAACTACGGCGGCGCGCAGGGCTTGCCCGAGTTGCGTGCAATTTTCGCGAACGTGCTCCGCGTTCCGGTCGCTCAACTGCTGGCACTCGGCAACTCGAGCCTTACCGTGATGCACGACACGGTCGCTCAAGCACTCCTGCACGGCGTGCCCGACGGCGAGCGCCCGTGGGGCAAGGAAGACGCCGTCAGCTTCCTCTGCCCGGTGCCCGGCTACGACCGCCACTTCACGATCACCGAGGTGTTCGGCATCCGGATGATTCCGGTCCCGTTGAACGATGACGGCCCCGACCTCGAGACGGTTGCGCGACTTCTCGCGACGGACTCGTCGATCAAGGGCATGTGGTGCGTGCCGGTCTATGGGAACCCGACCGGCATCGTGTACAGCGAGGACGTCGCGCGCGCGCTCGTCTCGCTGCCTGCTGCGGCCCCGGACTTCCGCCTGTTCTGGGACAACGCGTATGCCGTTCACCACCTCACCGACGACGTGCCTGCACCGATCGACGTGCTCGCGCTCGCCGCAGAGGCCGGCAACCCGAACCGTCCATTCATCTTCGCCTCCACGTCGAAGGTGACCTACCCGGGATCCGGCGTTTCATTCTTCGGGGCATCCGAGGAGAACGTGGCCTGGTTGCTCGAGCAGATGCGCGCGCAGTCGATCGGGCCGGACAAGGTCAACCAGCTGCGACACGTGCGCCTGTTGCGCGACGAAGCCGGCCTGATCGCACACATGCGCAAGCACCGTGACTTGCTCGAACCCAAATTCGCGGCCGTCGCCGAGATCCTCGCTTCTCGGCTTGCCCCGTACGGCGCCGGCGATTGGACCGACCCGAAGGGCGGCTACTTCGTGAGCCTGATGGTGGCAGACGGATGCGCCGCGCGCGCGATTGAACTCGCCGCGCGGTCGGGCATCGCGGTCACGCCGGCCGGGTCGACGTATCCGCACCGCAAGGATCCGGCCGATGCGAACATCCGCATCGCGCCGACCTTCCCCTCGCTGGACGAGTTGCGCGAGGCCGTCGACGGCCTGTGCACCTGCGTGCTGCTGGCCGAGGCAGAAAAGCTCACGCCCACGGTGGTCGAGGAGCAAGCGCCGGTGGTCGAGTAGCAAGCGCCGGTGGTCGAGTAGCGAGGAACGAGCGTATCGAGACCCGTATCGAGACCCGTATCGAGACCCGTATCAAGACCCGTATCAAGACCCATTTCGAGGCCCGATGAGGCCCCGCTCGAAGACGCTCAACCGCGCCCTCGCACTGCTGGTCGCGAGCACCTTCTTTATGGAGATCCTCGACGGCACGATCATCCAGACCGCCGCGCCGGTGATGGCTCTAGATTTCGGCGTGCGCGCGGTCGACATCAACCTCGCCATGACGTCCTACCTGCTGACGCTCGCCGTCGGCATTCCGGTGAGCGGATGGCTCGCCGACCGTTTCGGCGATCGGCGCATCTTCGCGATCGCAATCG
The Rathayibacter sp. SW19 DNA segment above includes these coding regions:
- a CDS encoding antibiotic biosynthesis monooxygenase family protein, producing the protein MPGCRHVPLSRSIEAPSAYLLLVDWENLDDHMVGFRQSEQYEKWHTLLHHFYEPFPVVEHYQAVL
- a CDS encoding SRPBCC family protein, with the translated sequence MTDHTSEQRITAASREIAAPAAAIFELIADPAQQPRWDGNDNLAQAEPGQRIHAVGDIFVMTLTGGSVRENHIVEFEEGRRIAWMPAEPGKDRPGHLWRWELEELEPGRTLVTHTYDWSDLTDQSRFKRARGTTSERLMASVERLAALAEHTETPL
- a CDS encoding RidA family protein; protein product: MPIERIRPEGLVHSPAFSHVAVVSPGATTIYVGGQNSVAANGALVGEGDVAEQSTRALENVRIALAAAGATIEDVVQWTVLFVDGVDITAGYKAIASDLASDEPALVTAARVAGLGVPGALVEIGAVAAIVR
- a CDS encoding DUF1697 domain-containing protein — protein: MAEYVALLRGINVGGKNLISMQALADCFRTAGYEGVHTYIQSGNVMFASDSPSAAGLEDALERLLQQRFDTPIPTIVRSRVELAATIAAAPADHGSKELRSDVFFLKQPLTAVGVIAQMPELREGVDSISPGPGALYFSRTAAQASKTRITRLFGMPVFQQMTVRSWRTTTRLLELIEKN
- a CDS encoding SRPBCC domain-containing protein is translated as MTGNYVATSTITIDASADRVWVVLTDPVAIKEFMFGTEVETDWTVGGPILWRGVWNGKDYADKGVILEFERGRRLVNTHFSPLSGQDDVPENYHTLTWTLESGAGATELTLSQDNNASAEAAEHSKGMWDSLVKNVKAIAERK
- a CDS encoding PIN domain-containing protein, yielding MRAILDTNMLISGEFRAPEGVTELAVTSISYAELQFGITATADRAEQQVRRRLRLEAVTARFGDGLPFDDQAALGYGHITELVRLAGRCPRGRIPDLMIAAIALSHGAALITRHGKDFAGVDRIVQVLRA
- a CDS encoding type II toxin-antitoxin system Phd/YefM family antitoxin — encoded protein: MKTTESPTERTMSVGQLRQNPAPMVHDVEDGRSWVLTNHGRAFARVVPYARESWVPVGEVTELLNTATDPEWLAELEADRAASELRDPWSE
- a CDS encoding PLP-dependent aminotransferase family protein, whose product is MEPVTIRETGTPPYIPLAKRSAEELRDIHAAFQRNYDALVARGLKLDLTRGKPSPAQLDLSNALLRLPGEDDYRDAAGTDLRNYGGAQGLPELRAIFANVLRVPVAQLLALGNSSLTVMHDTVAQALLHGVPDGERPWGKEDAVSFLCPVPGYDRHFTITEVFGIRMIPVPLNDDGPDLETVARLLATDSSIKGMWCVPVYGNPTGIVYSEDVARALVSLPAAAPDFRLFWDNAYAVHHLTDDVPAPIDVLALAAEAGNPNRPFIFASTSKVTYPGSGVSFFGASEENVAWLLEQMRAQSIGPDKVNQLRHVRLLRDEAGLIAHMRKHRDLLEPKFAAVAEILASRLAPYGAGDWTDPKGGYFVSLMVADGCAARAIELAARSGIAVTPAGSTYPHRKDPADANIRIAPTFPSLDELREAVDGLCTCVLLAEAEKLTPTVVEEQAPVVE